The following are encoded together in the Hydractinia symbiolongicarpus strain clone_291-10 chromosome 14, HSymV2.1, whole genome shotgun sequence genome:
- the LOC130625081 gene encoding uncharacterized protein LOC130625081, producing the protein MKTHEEINISKKVQEGDINLLFAHPEAILSEQGRNLLKSTVYQDNVVGIVIDEAHCVEFWGEEFRKDFKELSTVRTYFPKASMLALTATASPHHITSLVKSLNMSTAKVIRVNPNRKNILLDKKIRKSNVSGFESYDNILLPIANSLNSVREQFPMTIIYMKLKYCGLAFNLFERILSTFQYVGFEKTPSSQNVYHITPPSNLEAYVQEIGRAGRSKQPATAILFYNNSDVSANKTNVDKNMKLYCQTSTCLREHIQKHFGFKHELQEKCCSICEKVELVEKPTTVRTRLTAKLRNE; encoded by the exons ATGAAAACTCATGAAGAAATcaatatatcaaaaaaggtGCAAGAAGGGGATATAAATCTACTATTCGCTCATCCAGAGGCAATACTTTCCGAGCAAGGCAGAAATTTATTAAAGTCAACTGTGTATCAAGATAATGTTGTTGGAATTGTTATTGACGAAGCCCATTGTGTAGAATTTTg GGGAGAAGAATttagaaaagattttaaagaacTTTCCACAGTGCGCACTTATTTTCCAAAAGCATCTATGTTAGCCCTTACTGCAACTGCCTCACCTCATCATATAACAAGTTTAGTGAAGTCATTGAATATGTCAACAGCAAAAGTTATCAGAGTAAATCCCAACCGCAAAAACATACTTCTTGACAAAAAGATCCGCAAAAGTAATGTTTCTGGATTCGAAAGCTATGACAATATATTGTTACCTATAGCAAATTCATTAAATTCAGTAAGAGAACAATTTCCAATGACAAtcatttatatgaaattaaaatattgtggtCTTGCCTTTAATCTATTTGAAAGAATTTTAAGCACATTTCAATACGTGGGATTTGAAAAAACACCATCTAGTC AAAATGTTTACCACATTACCCCACCCAGCAATCTTGAAGCTTATGTTCAAGAAATAGGACGAGCTGGCAGAAGTAAGCAACCTGCAACAGCtattttgttttacaataaTTCCGATGTTTCGGCAAATAAAACAAATgtggataaaaatatgaaattgtaCTGCCAGACATCAACTTGCCTAAGGGAgcatattcaaaaacattttggttTCAAGCACGaacttcaagaaaaatgttgttcaaTCTGTGAAAAAGTGGAATTGGTAGAAAAACCAACCACTGTAAGAACTCGTTTAACAGCAAAATTAAGAAATGAATGA